A single region of the Panulirus ornatus isolate Po-2019 chromosome 17, ASM3632096v1, whole genome shotgun sequence genome encodes:
- the LOC139754475 gene encoding pro-resilin-like, producing the protein MGDQPVYHAPPAYGYPQPPEHPEVPPKYTYNYGVADDYSGANFGHSESRDGYKTEGSYTVDLPDGRKQIVTYVDNGDGLEAVVTYEGEAQYPDHKPSYPAPPAPYAPPPAAEAEA; encoded by the exons atgggagaccaGCCCGTCTACCATGCTCCCCCAGCCTACGGCTATCCCCAACCCCCAGAACACCCAGAG GTTCCTCCTAAGTACACGTACAACTATGGCGTGGCAGACGACTACTCTGGCGCCAACTTCGGCCACTCGGAGAGCCGCGACGGCTACAAGACGGAGGGCAGCTACACGGTGGACCTGCCCGACGGTCGCAAGCAGATCGTCACCTACGTGGACAACGGCGACGGTCTGGAGGCTGTGGTGACCTACGAGGGTGAGGCCCAGTACCCCGACCACAAGCCCTCCTACCCGGCCCCTCCTGCACCCTACGCCCCTCCACCAGCAGCCGAGGCTGAAGCCTAA